The Mangrovimonas cancribranchiae nucleotide sequence ATTTCTTTAAGACTTCCATTTTTGGCAGCTTCAACAATTTCTTTAACAGAGATTCTTCTAACATTTACATCAATACCTTCTTTTTTAGCTATTTCAAGAATACTCTTTCTTGTAATTCCATCAAGAATTCTGTCACTAGTTGGCGCTGTGATTAAGGTGTCGTTAATTCTAACAAAAATGTTCATTGCACCAGCTTCTTCAATATACTCGTGCGTTGTGTCGTCGGTCCAAATAACCTGATTATATCCCTTATCTATGGCTAATTGTGTTGGATAAAACTGCCCCGCATAATTTCCACCAGCTTTAGCATACCCAACGCCACCATTTGCAGAGCGTGAATATTTTTCTTCTATAGCCACGGTAACTTTTCCAGAAAAGTAAGCTCCCGAAGGTGCTGTAGCAATAATAAAAATATACTCGTTAGCAGGAGAGGCATGAAACCCATTTCCAGAAGCAAAAACAAAAGGTCTTATATATAAGGCACTTCCAGAAGTTGTAGGAATCCAGTCTTGATCTACTTTTAAAAGTTTTTTTAAACCTTCCATAAAGTAGGATTCAGGAATTTCAGGAATGGCCAAACGCTTAGATGAAATGTTTAAACGCTTGCAGTTTTCTAGAGGCCTAAATAAATAAATATCATTGTTACTATCCTTATAGGCTTTCATACCTTCAAAAACAGATTGGCCATAATGAAAAATTTTAGCCGAAGGGTCTAAAGTAATGGGTTGGTAAGGCACAACTTCAGGAATACTCCAAGAACCCTCTTTATAGCGCGAGATTAACATGTGGTCCGAAAAAACCTTGCCAAATGGTAAATTATTAAAATCAGTATCTTTTAATTTTGAGTTTTGAGTTTTTTCAACTGTAATATCTTGCTCTGAAATTGTTGTCATATCTTACCTATTTTATGTACGCAAAAGTACTGAATTTAACCCTTATAAAAAATATAATGTTTCTTTAAAAAAGCTGTATATTTGAAGCATTAAAACCATTTAATATTTTTATGAAAAAGATTTTTGGACTATTAGTAATGATTAGCGTGTTAGTATCTTGCAAGGACGCGCAAAAAGAGAACACAGAACAAACTACAGAAAATACAGAAGAAATAGCCGAGGCAACGTATGTGCCTTTTGGAGCTAAGGTAGAAGCTGATAATGCTATAGATGCCGCGAAAATGAAAGAAACTTTCGAGGCGCTTCCTGTAGGAGATAGCTTAGACACAAAACTTACTGCTACGGTAAATAGCGTTTGCCAAACAAAAGGCTGCTGGATGAAACTAGACCTAGGTAACGGTGAAGAAGTTATGGTTAGATTTAAAGATTACGGCTTTTTTATGCCAAAAAACATTGCTGGGAAAGAAGTTATTGTTGATGGTTTAGCTTTTGTTGATGAAATGTCTGTACAAGATCTTAAACATTATGCAGAAGATGCTGGAAAATCTGAAGAAGAAATAGCTGCCATTACAGAGCCTAAAAAAACGTATAGTTTTGTAGCGGACGGCGTTTTATTAGTAGAAAAATAAGCCTTGTTATAATGAAAAACACGTTTTGGTTATTAATTGTTTTATTAGGAAGCTTAACAGCTTGTAAAAACGATGTGAAAACAGATGTTTCTGAAGAAACGTCTAAAGATGAGGTTGTTTACGATATGTATAAACCCTCAGAAATGGCCATTCTTATGAATCAGATGTATGCGCATAATCTTAAGATAAAACAAGATATCTTAAATGGCGATATACCAGCAGAATTTCCTATAGATTTTATGGAGATTCATTCGGCCGAACTAACCAAGGCTAATCAGCGTAATGAAACCTTTGAAAAATTCTCGAAAATTTTCATTACAGCCGAAAAAAATATTTTTAATCAAGACTCTAAAACTCCTTTGGAAGCACGCTTTAATACCGCAGTAAATGCTTGTATTTCATGTCATGAAACTTCCTGTACAGGACCTATCCCAAGAATTAAAAAGTTATTGATTAAATCGTAGTTTGAAACGAAAAATAATTACTACAAAAGATGGTTCTAAAACCATTCATTTAGAAGACTGGAATGAACAATATCATTCCACTCACGGAGCCATACAAGAAGCCAAGCATGTGTTTTTAAAACACGGTTTGGCTTTTAAATTGTCACAAATAGAACACGCTAATCCATCATTGTCTATTTTGGAAATAGGATTTGGGACAGGATTAAATGCTTTTTTAACTTTTTTAGAATCACAAAAACATTGCATCCCAATAGCTTATACCGGCGTAGAAGCTTATCCCGTTTTATTAGATGAAATTTCCGAGCTTAATTATGCCGAGTTATTGTCGTCAAACCAAGAAGAACAAGCAATTTTTAAACAAATGCATACTAGTGAGTGGGAAGTACCGAATCATTTATCTAAAGAGTTTACCTTGCTTAAGGTAAAATCGTTTTTTAAAGATATAACTTTCAATAATCAATTTGATGTTATTTATTTTGATGCTTTTGGCTCTCGTGTACAGCCAGAATTATGGGAAGTTTCCATTTTTAAACTTATGTATCATGCGCTTAAAAGTCAAGGTGTATTAGTAACATATTCTGCTAAGGGATCGGCAAGACGTGCTATGCAGGAAGTCGGTTTTCAAGTTGAGAAATTGCCTGGGCCGCCAGGGAAACGAGAAATGCTACGTGCCATTAAGTAAAAAGCTTTTTTTATACCTAAAATTTCGTTAAATGTGTTAAAGCTAGCTAAAATCTTCGGTTAAACACATCGCACTTCGTAACTTTATGAATAAGGATTATGAAAAAGATTTTAATTACAGGAGCGACAGGTTTGATAGGGCAAAATATTGTACATGTTTGCCATGAAAAAGGTATTTGTGTGCACTATTTAACTACTTCAAAACACAAGATAGAACACAGAGAAAACTATAAAGGGTTTTTATGGGACCCTAGCAAAAATAGTATAGACACTGCTTGTTTTGAAGGAGTTGAGGTTATTATAAATCTAGCTGGGGCTACTATTTCTAAGCGTTGGACTTCAAGTTATAAAACGGTTATATTAGACAGTAGAATAGATTCTTTAAACACATTATACACAGGTCTTAAAAATACAACTAATAATATATCACATCTTATTTCGGCAAGTGCCATTGGTATTTATCCAGATTCTTTAACCAATTATTACGACGAAAGTGAGAAATCGGTGTCTTCCTCGTTTTTAGGAGACGTGGTTTCTAAATGGGAATCTGCAGCGGATACCTTTAAAACTCTTGGTTTAAAAATATCTAAAGTACGTATTGGTTTGGTACTAGATAATAAAGAGGGAGCTTTACCACAAATAGCAAAGCCAGTAGCGTTAGGTTTAGGTGCTGCTTTTGGTCATGGAAATCAATGGCAATCTTGGATTCATGTTACAGATTTGGCACGACTATTTGTTTTTGTAGCCCGAGAACAGTTAGAAGGTGTTTATAACGGTGTAGCTCCAAACCCTGTGAGTAATAAAGAACTTACAAATGCTGTTGCTAAGCAATTAAAACGCCCATTATGGTTGCCTAATATACCTAAATCTATCATGCGTTTACTTTTAGGAGACATGCATATTCTCCTTTTTGAAAGCCAACGTGTAAGTAGTAAAAAAATAGAGGAAGCAGGTTTTTCTTTTAAATACCATGCGTTACAACCTGCTTTACAAGAATTACTTTAAAACGTATTTTAGTCATAAAAAAAGCCTGTTTTTTTAAACAGGCTTTTTAAGTTTTTGTAATAAAGTGATTTATGACTTATTACCAACAATGTTTACTTGTAATTCAAATTCATCGTTAATAAACTTATCACCTAAATCATCAAAGAACGATTTAGAACCATATTTAACGTTCCATTTAGAGCGATCTATAGTGAACGTTTCACTTTTAATAGTTACTGTATTGCCGTTCTCTGTAACCGTTACAGGAATAGTAATGTTGTTTTCAGCATCTTTCATTTTTAAGTTTCCAGAAAGGGTGCTTTTTCCATCAACGGTTTTAAATTCTGTTACGCTAAAAGCAGCAGAAGGATATTTCTCTACATCAAAGAAATCAGGACTTTTTAAGTGTCCTGCTAATTTAGCGTTACCTTCATCTTCAGCAGGAATATCTTTAACAACAATAGAATTCATGTCGATTAAAAATGTTCCACTTTGAATAGCGTCATCTTTCATACTAATTACACCACTTTCAACAGCAATAGTACCGTTGTGGCTACCTGTTGGCTTGTATCCTTTCCATGTAATAGAAGAAGCTTCGGTGTCTACTTTGTATTTTGTTGCTACAGAAGGCGTTTCTGCAACCTCTTCGGCAGCCGTAGTTTCAGCTTCTTTTGCTTTTTTACAACCAACTAATGCTACAGATATAGCAACTACAGTTAAGATATTTAAAAACTGTTTTCTCATAAGATTATATATTTTGATTTTAGTGTTAGACACAAAAATAACCAATAGTTAATAAAGTTTATTTAAAAAAACACTAAAATTTTTAGGTGACATTTTGACATTTTATATATAATGGCAGTACTTTTGCCTCTTAAAAATAGATTGAAAAAAGATACACTTCGATGAGTAAAAAAGATAAAAAAGACGATATCGCGGTAGAGCAGGAGACGTCACAAAATACAGAGTCTCAAGACCAAGAGACTAAGCAAGAAGTAAGCGTAGAAGAACAGTTGCAAAACGACTTGCAGCAAGAAAAAGATAAGTTTTTACGCCTTTTTGCCGAATTTGAAAACTACAAACGCCGTACGGCAAAAGAGCGTGTTGAGTTGTTTAAAACAGCCAGTCAAGATGTTATGGTGTCTTTATTGCCTGTGTTAGATGATTTTGATCGTGCTTACGTAGAGATAAGTAAAACCCAAGAAAAAGACTTGTTAAAAGGTGTAGAATTAATTAGCAATAAGCTTAAAAATACGTTACAAGGAAAAGGTCTTGAACAAATAGAATTAAAACAAGGAGACGATTTTAATCCAGATAACCACGAAGCCGTGACACAAATTCCGGCACCAAGCGATGACTTAAAAGGAAAAATTATTGATGTTGTGGAAAAAGGATACAAATTAGGAGACAAAATTATTCGTTTCCCAAAAGTAGTTATAGGACAGTAAATTATGGCAAAAAGAGATTATTACGAGATACTAGGAGTTGATAAATCTGCTTCGGCAGCCGAAATAAAAAAGGCTTACCGGAAAATGGCCTTAAAATATCACCCCGATAAAAACCCAGGAGATACCGAAGCCGAAGCCAAATTTAAAGAAGCAGCTGAAGCCTATGAGGTGTTAAGTAATCCCGATAAAAAATCAAGATACGATCAATTTGGTCATCAAGCATTTGATGGCTCTGGTGGTTTTGGTGGTGGTAGCATGAATATGGACGATATATTCAGCCAGTTTGGTGATATTTTTGGAGGCGCTTTTGGTGGCGGCGGATTCTCTGGTTTTGGTGGCGGATTTGGCGGTGGCCAACGTAGAGTGAAAGGTAGTAATTTACGTATTAGAGTTAAATTAACCCTGGAAGAAATAGCCAATGGTGTAGAGAAAAAAATTAAAGTAAAACGTAAAGTTCAAGCACCAGGTACTACTTATAAGACATGTGCTACTTGTAATGGTACTGGCCAAGTTACTAGAGTAACTAATACTATTTTAGGACGCATGCAAACAGCAAGCGCATGTAATGCTTGTGGCGGTAGTGGACAAACCATAGATAAAAAACCAAACGATGCCGATGCCCATGGATTAGTTGTGCAAGAAGAAACAGTATCTATTAAAATACCAGCAGGTGTTGTAGATGGTATGCAATTAAAAGTTTCTGGTAAAGGAAACGATGCCCCAGGAAATGGAGTTGCAGGAGATTTACTAGTTGCAATAACCGAAGAGCAGCATGACACACTACAACGCGAGGGTGATAATTTACATTACGATTTGTATGTAAGTTTACCCGATGCTGTTTTAGGAAACTCAAAAGAGATTGATACTGTAACAGGTAAAGTACGTATTAAGATAGAACCAGGTGTGCAATCTGGGAAAATTTTACGCTTACGCGGAAAAGGAATTCCTAGTATAAATGGTTATGGAAAAGGCGATTTGCTTGTACATGTTAATGTTTGGACACCAAAAACATTAAATAAAGAGCAAAAAGCATTCTTTGAGGCGATGAGAGAAGATGAACATTTTGATCCTAAACCAGAAAGTAGTGATAAGTCATTTTTTGAAAAAGTAAAAGATATGTTCTCTTAGTGTGAGTTACTTGTTTTAAGCTTGATTATCAGGAATATTTATTGGTTTTCATTTATTATAAGTAAAAAAACACTATATTTGATTTATCACTATTATCAATAGTGGTAATTTTTCTTTTTCATAGCAATTTTTTCCCATCCTTAAACTATTATAAGATTAAGGGTGGGTTTTGTTTTTTGTAGCAACCCTAGATTATTAATGTTTTATTGGCGTCACCTCTTCAACATTTAATATATTTACCTAACTTATCATTTTTAAAGAATAAATTGTATGAATAATTTATTGGAAGCACAGGGTGTTTCTAAAAAATTTGGCGAATTTACAGCCCTAAACAATGTGTCTATTTCGGTTCCAAAAGGAAGTATTTTTGGCTTATTAGGTCCTAATGGTGCAGGAAAAACAACCCTAATAAGAATTATAAACCAAATAACGATGCCAGATACAGGGACTGTTACCCTGGATGGTAATCCTTTACAACCCCATCACATAAAAGATATAGGTTATTTGCCTGAAGAACGCGGCTTGTATAAATCTATGAAAGTAGGCGAACAAGCTTTGTATTTGGCGAGATTAAAAGGTTTAAGCAAGCAAGAGGCTAAAGAGCGTTTGCAATATTGGTTCGACCGTTTAGAAATAGGTGATTGGTGGCATAAAAAAATACAAGAACTCTCTAAAGGAATGGCTCAAAAAGTACAGTTTATAGTTACCGTATTGCACAATCCTAAATTATTAATTTTTGATGAACCTTTTTCTGGTTTCGACCCTATAAATGCTAATTTAATTAAAGACGAAATACTACGGTTACGAGATCAGGGCGCTACGGTTATTTTTTCAACACACCGTATGGAATCGGTGGAAGAGCTGTGTGATCATATTGCTTTAATAAATAAATCGCATAAAATCTTAGATGGCAAATTAACCGATATAAAACGGCAATACAGAACACATACTTACGAAGTAGGTTTGCGTACAGAACATAAAGAACAACTTCAAAAAGAACTAAGTGCAAAATTTGAGATTTCACCAACGAATTTTAAAACTTTAGAAGACGATTTAATGCTAAACATTAAACTGTCTGAACATGATACGTCAAACGATTTGTTAGGCTATTTATCTAGTAAAGGTGAAGTGTCTCATTTTGTAGAGTTAATACCTAGCGCCAACGATATTTTTATACAAGCTGTAAAGAACAATAATTAAGCATGAACCACTTATCATTAATTATAAAGAGAGAGTATTTAACCAAAGTGCGAAATAAGTCGTTTATAATTATGACTATTTTAAGCCCTATAATTATGATTGCTTTAGTAGCTGTTGTGGCTTATTTATCGCAACTTAATAATACAACAGAACGTACTATTTCGGTATTAGATGAATCTGGTCTTCTTGAAGATGCTTTAGAAGATACCGAAACAACCACGTATCAACTTTTAGAGAACCTAAGTTTAGAAGATGCTAAAATTGTTGCCGAAAAAGGCGAGCATTATGGACTTCTTTATGTAAAAGGTCTAGACAATATAGACGATTTAAGCAAACACATTAAGTTTTACTCTAAAGAACTTCCGTCGTTAACATTAATATCAAGCCTAGAAAATAAATTAGAAAAGCAGCTTACCGATTTAAAAATGACGCAAAAAGGTATTGATATTGCTAAAATAGAGGCCTCTAGAGTAAATGTAACGATTGGACAAGAAAGTTTTGTAGGCGAAAAAACCTCGAAAATAGATAGTGTTGTAAAACTTATTTTTGGTGGCGCTGCAGGATATTTACTATTCATGTTTATCATTATTTACGGGAATATGATTATGCGTAGCGTTATTGAAGAAAAAACAAGCCGCATTATAGAAGTTATTATTTCTTCTGTTAAACCTGTACAACTTATGCTGGGTAAAATAATAGGAACGTCGTTAGCAGGAATAACTCAATTTGCTATTTGGATTGTTTTAGGAGGCGTGTTAATGTCGGTTGTGTCCATGATATTAGGAATAGACTTAACTCAATCGGCAGCTGGTCAAGAAGAACTTATGAAACAAGCTGTAGAAAATCCAGAAATGGGATTAGAAGTTCAAAATGCTTTACACGCTTTTTATAATTTGCCTATTTTTAATTTAATTGTAGCCTTTATTCTGTTTTTTGTTAGTGGTTACCTTTTATATAGCTCTTTATATGCCGCCATTGGAGCAGCAGTTGATAATGAAACCGATACCCAGCAGTTTATGCTTCCTATATTAATGCCATTAATATTGGCTGTTTATATTGGTGTTTTTACAGTTATTGAAGATCCACACGGAACCGTATCAACTGTGTTTTCTTTCATCCCATTAACATCACCTGTAGTTATGCTTATGCGAATTCCTTTTGGGGTTCCAATTTGGCAACAATTGTTATCTTTAGCTATATTAATAGGTACATTTATATTCACCGTATGGTTTGCAGCCAAAATTTATCGCGTTGGTATATTAATGTATGGTAAAAAACCAAGTTATAAAGAATTGTATAAGTGGTTAAAATACTAAGTATGCAAAATAAAATTGAAGAAATAGAAGAAGCTGTTAAAGAGAGCAGCGTTTGGGAGTCTATTGTAGAGTTTTTAAAGCTAGGAATTACTTTTGGTGAGGACACCGAAAGCCCTGTAAAAATTACAGTTGGACTAGTACTTTTAGTTTTTATTATTTATTTAATAACCTCTTTAGTACTTAGGTTTTTTAAGCGATTGTATTCTAAAAGACTACCAGAGCAAGACCGTACAAAGTTCAATACCGTTTTTTCATTTGCGCGGTGGTTTATTTACGTTGTTGTTATTTTAGTTGTTTTCGATTCTATTGGTATAAATGTCACGGCCATATTTGCAGCTTCAGCAGCATTGTTAGTTGGCGTTGGTTTAGCGCTTCAAACACTGTTTCAAGATATTCTTTCAGGCGTGTTTATACTTATTGATCAAAGTTTACACGTAGGCGATATTATTGAAATTGAAGATAAAGTAGGTCGTGTAGTTGAAATAAAACTGCGAACAACACGAGCTGTAACTATTGATAATAAAGTACTGGTAATACCTAACCATTTATATTTAACCAATAGTTTATACAATTGGACACAAAATGGCACATCAACACGAGAAAGTGTTTCGGTAGGTGTGGCTTATGGTAGCGATGTGCAATTGGTGAAAAAACTGTTGTTAGAAGCTGCCTCAAAGCATCCAAGCGTATTAAAAAGCCCAGAACCCGTAGTGCTTTTTACGGGATTTGGCGATAGCTCATTAAATTTTAAAGTTGTTTTTACCCTTAACGATAGTTTTAAAGCACAATTTCCTAGTAGCGATATCCGTTTTGAAATAGATAAACTGTTTAGAGAACACAACGTCTCTATACCATTTCCGCAACGCGATATTCACATTATTTCAAAACCTAAAGAAGACTAAAACATGCCCAAAATATTAGTAATAGAAGATGAAGCGGCTATTCGTCGCGTTTTGGTTAAAATTTTAACCGAAGAAAATGATTCTTACCAAGTAGAAGAAGTCGAAGACGGTTTAAAAGGCATTGAAGCCATAAAAAATGACGATTTCGACCTTGTACTTTGCGATATAAAAATGCCTAAAATGGATGGTGTCGAGGTTTTAGAAGCCACAAAAAAAATAAAACCAGAAGTTCCTTTTGTCATGATTTCAGGTCACGGCGATTTAGATACGGCTGTAAACACAATGCGTTTAGGAGCGTTCGATTACATTTCCAAACCACCAGATTTAAATCGCTTGTTAAATACTGTTCGTAACGCATTAGATAGAAAAGAACTGGTTGTTGAAAACAAGAAGCTAAAGAAGAAGGTC carries:
- a CDS encoding branched-chain amino acid aminotransferase, with translation MTTISEQDITVEKTQNSKLKDTDFNNLPFGKVFSDHMLISRYKEGSWSIPEVVPYQPITLDPSAKIFHYGQSVFEGMKAYKDSNNDIYLFRPLENCKRLNISSKRLAIPEIPESYFMEGLKKLLKVDQDWIPTTSGSALYIRPFVFASGNGFHASPANEYIFIIATAPSGAYFSGKVTVAIEEKYSRSANGGVGYAKAGGNYAGQFYPTQLAIDKGYNQVIWTDDTTHEYIEEAGAMNIFVRINDTLITAPTSDRILDGITRKSILEIAKKEGIDVNVRRISVKEIVEAAKNGSLKEMFGSGTAAVISPISGFGYKNKDYTLPELDDSYASKLKTLITDIQYNRSEDPFNWRAKID
- a CDS encoding DUF4920 domain-containing protein, which encodes MKKIFGLLVMISVLVSCKDAQKENTEQTTENTEEIAEATYVPFGAKVEADNAIDAAKMKETFEALPVGDSLDTKLTATVNSVCQTKGCWMKLDLGNGEEVMVRFKDYGFFMPKNIAGKEVIVDGLAFVDEMSVQDLKHYAEDAGKSEEEIAAITEPKKTYSFVADGVLLVEK
- the mnmD gene encoding tRNA (5-methylaminomethyl-2-thiouridine)(34)-methyltransferase MnmD, coding for MKRKIITTKDGSKTIHLEDWNEQYHSTHGAIQEAKHVFLKHGLAFKLSQIEHANPSLSILEIGFGTGLNAFLTFLESQKHCIPIAYTGVEAYPVLLDEISELNYAELLSSNQEEQAIFKQMHTSEWEVPNHLSKEFTLLKVKSFFKDITFNNQFDVIYFDAFGSRVQPELWEVSIFKLMYHALKSQGVLVTYSAKGSARRAMQEVGFQVEKLPGPPGKREMLRAIK
- a CDS encoding TIGR01777 family oxidoreductase; the protein is MKKILITGATGLIGQNIVHVCHEKGICVHYLTTSKHKIEHRENYKGFLWDPSKNSIDTACFEGVEVIINLAGATISKRWTSSYKTVILDSRIDSLNTLYTGLKNTTNNISHLISASAIGIYPDSLTNYYDESEKSVSSSFLGDVVSKWESAADTFKTLGLKISKVRIGLVLDNKEGALPQIAKPVALGLGAAFGHGNQWQSWIHVTDLARLFVFVAREQLEGVYNGVAPNPVSNKELTNAVAKQLKRPLWLPNIPKSIMRLLLGDMHILLFESQRVSSKKIEEAGFSFKYHALQPALQELL
- a CDS encoding YceI family protein; the protein is MRKQFLNILTVVAISVALVGCKKAKEAETTAAEEVAETPSVATKYKVDTEASSITWKGYKPTGSHNGTIAVESGVISMKDDAIQSGTFLIDMNSIVVKDIPAEDEGNAKLAGHLKSPDFFDVEKYPSAAFSVTEFKTVDGKSTLSGNLKMKDAENNITIPVTVTENGNTVTIKSETFTIDRSKWNVKYGSKSFFDDLGDKFINDEFELQVNIVGNKS
- a CDS encoding nucleotide exchange factor GrpE, which translates into the protein MSKKDKKDDIAVEQETSQNTESQDQETKQEVSVEEQLQNDLQQEKDKFLRLFAEFENYKRRTAKERVELFKTASQDVMVSLLPVLDDFDRAYVEISKTQEKDLLKGVELISNKLKNTLQGKGLEQIELKQGDDFNPDNHEAVTQIPAPSDDLKGKIIDVVEKGYKLGDKIIRFPKVVIGQ
- the dnaJ gene encoding molecular chaperone DnaJ, whose amino-acid sequence is MAKRDYYEILGVDKSASAAEIKKAYRKMALKYHPDKNPGDTEAEAKFKEAAEAYEVLSNPDKKSRYDQFGHQAFDGSGGFGGGSMNMDDIFSQFGDIFGGAFGGGGFSGFGGGFGGGQRRVKGSNLRIRVKLTLEEIANGVEKKIKVKRKVQAPGTTYKTCATCNGTGQVTRVTNTILGRMQTASACNACGGSGQTIDKKPNDADAHGLVVQEETVSIKIPAGVVDGMQLKVSGKGNDAPGNGVAGDLLVAITEEQHDTLQREGDNLHYDLYVSLPDAVLGNSKEIDTVTGKVRIKIEPGVQSGKILRLRGKGIPSINGYGKGDLLVHVNVWTPKTLNKEQKAFFEAMREDEHFDPKPESSDKSFFEKVKDMFS
- a CDS encoding ABC transporter ATP-binding protein; the protein is MNNLLEAQGVSKKFGEFTALNNVSISVPKGSIFGLLGPNGAGKTTLIRIINQITMPDTGTVTLDGNPLQPHHIKDIGYLPEERGLYKSMKVGEQALYLARLKGLSKQEAKERLQYWFDRLEIGDWWHKKIQELSKGMAQKVQFIVTVLHNPKLLIFDEPFSGFDPINANLIKDEILRLRDQGATVIFSTHRMESVEELCDHIALINKSHKILDGKLTDIKRQYRTHTYEVGLRTEHKEQLQKELSAKFEISPTNFKTLEDDLMLNIKLSEHDTSNDLLGYLSSKGEVSHFVELIPSANDIFIQAVKNNN
- a CDS encoding ABC transporter permease, whose protein sequence is MNHLSLIIKREYLTKVRNKSFIIMTILSPIIMIALVAVVAYLSQLNNTTERTISVLDESGLLEDALEDTETTTYQLLENLSLEDAKIVAEKGEHYGLLYVKGLDNIDDLSKHIKFYSKELPSLTLISSLENKLEKQLTDLKMTQKGIDIAKIEASRVNVTIGQESFVGEKTSKIDSVVKLIFGGAAGYLLFMFIIIYGNMIMRSVIEEKTSRIIEVIISSVKPVQLMLGKIIGTSLAGITQFAIWIVLGGVLMSVVSMILGIDLTQSAAGQEELMKQAVENPEMGLEVQNALHAFYNLPIFNLIVAFILFFVSGYLLYSSLYAAIGAAVDNETDTQQFMLPILMPLILAVYIGVFTVIEDPHGTVSTVFSFIPLTSPVVMLMRIPFGVPIWQQLLSLAILIGTFIFTVWFAAKIYRVGILMYGKKPSYKELYKWLKY
- a CDS encoding mechanosensitive ion channel domain-containing protein, whose translation is MQNKIEEIEEAVKESSVWESIVEFLKLGITFGEDTESPVKITVGLVLLVFIIYLITSLVLRFFKRLYSKRLPEQDRTKFNTVFSFARWFIYVVVILVVFDSIGINVTAIFAASAALLVGVGLALQTLFQDILSGVFILIDQSLHVGDIIEIEDKVGRVVEIKLRTTRAVTIDNKVLVIPNHLYLTNSLYNWTQNGTSTRESVSVGVAYGSDVQLVKKLLLEAASKHPSVLKSPEPVVLFTGFGDSSLNFKVVFTLNDSFKAQFPSSDIRFEIDKLFREHNVSIPFPQRDIHIISKPKED